GCTGGACGACAAGGCACCGCTGTCACGATACTTACACACAATCAAGTACATATGTTTAAGGTAAATCtctattattaaatagaaaaaaaatccgaattgagaacctccaccTATTTTTAAGTCGGCTAAAAATAGATGACATTTGctacttcgtccacgtagaccgaagagaactcttcgattttccgagataaaaactagcctatgtctaTACGGAAGGATCCAGTCTCTGTGCCtaatagatgatgctcgcgccttcatccgcgtgggtttaggtttttaaaaatcccatgggaacactTATTTTCCTTTTACGCGCATAACGATTCTCAACGAATTCGCCTTTTCTGAACGAGGTCATAGATAGTTTACCCTTCACTCCACCGTTAAAGTCGAGAGCAAATACCAGTTCAATAAATAGCCAATTTATCTTCTTTTTAACAGGAAATTATGCGATCTAGTGGAAAAGGTGGTATACAACAAATGGCGATACAGAAAGGCATTTTAGACCACCTACAGGAAAATTACGAATATGCCATATCAGAAACAAAAAGTTTGATAAATGACGAAACTCACAGTAAAGTGAAGAAGTCCATTGAACTGAAAAGAGCTGCTAAATCTAAACCTCGTAAAAGGAAACATaatgaaagtaaaataataaataatgtcagttaaattgtatttaaaattttaataaaggaTTTTATAAAATGCTGTATTTCATTCTGTTGTTGCATGTTGCGTAATTCAAATAACTATGTATCTGTAATGTCACTAAAATCGGCTTAGCACTTTTATAGTGTGCTTAAATGCATTTGAATAATGAAATATgaaatgataaatatttttttcagtgatTAAGTGCTAACCCAATTTTTATTCTCAAATATGAAAACTCGAACAATTTTGGGAAAAACTATTAATGAGGTAAATATTAAAACAGcaattgaatttttgaatttgtatattaATTCATTGTCATTTACAAAACACTGGAACAGtacaaaaatatactttctttCTCAATTTGCTGAGTTACAATTCGATACTAACTACAGAATTTTAATATGCAAAGCTTAAATCACAATATCTTGCTTGCTTACATATAAGAATATCAAGTGACTAGTGgactagtaataaaatgataaatacGAATAATCTCAAAAGCTCAATGCAAGCACGGACGGAAGTCTAAAGCTTCGTCCAAACTGTGGTAAATCCGCGCGGAATGCAAGCCGCCGTTGCATCGAGGAGCTTATATAGCAGTATGTAGCGGGATAGGACGCCCGCATATGTTTAGAATTAGCGTCCCATGCGGAATTTGCCAGTTTGACCGAAGCTTAAATGGATTAGAAGATTGGAAGAAAGTGGGACAAAGTGCTAGAGACACGTTTTCTAGGATGGTTTATGATAATATCAACAAAGCTATCTATCGTTTGGGAGTTTTATTTTTAGACacacttaaaataatatgaacaaTCAGATCTAGAAATAGAgcttaaaaactaaaatgagGCATAATTATTACACCATTTCCTGATTTGCGGATGGGTTGACAGTATTTCGGCTTACGCGGCACCGAAAGCGCCCATTCTATATTtcaatgagtaggtaggtacttcccgatTCTCCAATGAGCGTTTCACTCATACGCAAATCGCGAAATGgtgtaaaatatatttctaatttttattCTAAATAAATGCAACAAGTATTCCACTTTTCAATATCACAATGCATACAAATGTACGTATTACATTCTCTATCAAATAATAACATAGTATACTTATACAaaatcaataattaataaattactcCATCCAAATGCTAACAGAATGACTGATGATGCTCACAACTTCTTAAATGTTACCaacattattttcatttgtagTTAGCACTGTCAAGGTCATTATTTGGATGggttacatattttataaaatatgctCTTGTATGGCAAGAGttacatataaatatttaataaaaatgaaacttGGTGGGAACAAAATTTTCAACACACCTGAATTGGGTGCTTAGTTATTAGAATTTAATAAGATCTTCGCAAGTGTTATCGGACAGCTTTTCAGTACTAACATTGTTTTCTGACGCTTTGCTACtatctatattattatctaaagaTCTGGGAGATATCTTTCTTTTAGGTGGTATCGGTGCTACATCAAGGATCCCTATTTGTCCTAAGTTTTGTAATTTCCCTTGATCTGTGAACGACTGCACTTCGGTATTTAGTTCAATGCGTCTCATACTTGGGGATAATTTAGTTCTGACGGGAGGGCTCGGTGCAGCCCTAGAATATGCTGGTCGATTATCAAATATTGATATATCAACGGGATTTAAACTGGTGGTGAAGAATGCGGATGTTTTACTTTTCTCTAGAGCATAACTTTGTGAGTCCTCCTTGGGCTCGTCACGATCAGAATGGTCACTAACGTAGAACCTTGTTTTGGAGTTGTAATCTGATTTTAAATGTCTATGTGTCTGCACGTCAGACTTGCTCCTCTCCAGTGTGAAGGCGGTGGTGTGGAGGTGGCAGCTGAAGGAGCTGGTGCCGGTGGTGCAGGCCGGCACAGTGGAGAAGGGCACAGCCGGAGCCCACAAACATGCACCATCATTTCTTGGCACCAGCAATAGAGGATCCTAGAATTTGAATAACTGTGAGACGTGCGTCACCCGACAGAAGTGAAGCTTCTTACGAAGTACTAAAACCTGTATTCTGTCTGCTCACTCATATAGGCAACAATACGCGCTGCCCAGCCAGTGAGATTCGTTCATTTCATTTACTTTTGGCAGAGAAATAATTTTTCTCCGGAAAGGTTTGCCACTTTAGATGAGATCATAGGAAATACGTCCTATACAAAAACAACAATTTAGTGTTGGTCATTTAAGAGAGTAAACTAAAGTTACATAACAGGCTTCCAAAAATATTACTAAAGGCTGAAACCCACAAAGGTG
This genomic stretch from Maniola jurtina chromosome 2, ilManJurt1.1, whole genome shotgun sequence harbors:
- the LOC123873293 gene encoding uncharacterized protein LOC123873293 → MKCNIRELAVLSDKPCVLEGRLNYKKVANGSYRNQAVFKERWFRLINNYLFYFKISEMGKFDTKNPAGVFVMENSSIQMEHGPNISFSFSISFIDEPEKRHVFAARSEDNVVQWVMKLRQCSYEYLRSQLHTLQSKVFSITGKDPLLLVPRNDGACLWAPAVPFSTVPACTTGTSSFSCHLHTTAFTLERSKSDVQTHRHLKSDYNSKTRFYVSDHSDRDEPKEDSQSYALEKSKTSAFFTTSLNPVDISIFDNRPAYSRAAPSPPVRTKLSPSMRRIELNTEVQSFTDQGKLQNLGQIGILDVAPIPPKRKISPRSLDNNIDSSKASENNVSTEKLSDNTCEDLIKF